A window of Clostridia bacterium genomic DNA:
ATTAAAGCAATAACCGGAATAAAACTACAAAAAAAGCTCTCCCATAACAGCATTATCTGTTTCAGGAAAGCTTCCACGCTAATCGTCATAGGTTACATCAAGGTAACCTAGATTATTAATATAGTAAAAATAATAGCATAAATAAAATATATTTGCAAGTTTATTGTATCAAAATTTCATAATTAATTTTATGGTACAGAATCCTCCCTTTACATAATAGATAATACAGTAAACTCACCGTAAACATTGAAAGTAAATTAGAGTACTCCTGCATTTCTGTAGAAATTAATCATTTATCCAGCTTCACCCGGGTAATATACCTGCTTAACGCTATTTCTTATTATTGCCCCATTCATAGGTCAAGCTGTTTCTACATATACTATAATATTCTTTTATAGGGGTGTGGCTGTTGTGAATAGTTCCAGATCTTTATCCCCCGATAAAGCAGCACAAAACTGGATACTCTTAGGTATACCTGTCCTCAGTATCGCAGGCTGTCTTATGCACTTTGTATACGAATGGTCAGGTAATCTGACAGCAGTAGGCATCTTTTCCCCAGTAAACGAAAGTGTATGGGAGCATTTGAAATTGACATTTTGGCCTATGCTCATCTGGTGGATTTCAGGATATTACCTGCTAAATAAAAGAGGAAAAATATCAGCAGCCCAGTGGTTTTCTTCCTGTACTGCAGCAGAGTTAGTATGTCCTATGGTTATAGTATCCTTCTTCTATTCATATACGGGCGCTTTGGGTATCGAATCACTCATACTTGATATCTTTTCATTATTCCTTGGCATAATTGCAGCCCAGAGCTTTTCACTTCACTTATATAAAAATGCAGAATTCGGCAATTATTGCTTGTATATTTCTATTACTACACTTGCTTTACTTGCAGCCGCCTTCACGATTTTTACCTTTACCCCCCCGCAGCTCCCTCTGTTTATGGATTCGTAAAAAGGCGGTTATGCTAATGGAACATATCACCTGTATATATTGAAACACCCTTTTATTTTAAACCACAGAAACTAGGTTCATATCCATCTTATTCAGAAATTGGCTTCCCCGCCTCAATCAACGCCTTATTACCTATGAGGAAAAATCCCTGGATAAACATCAG
This region includes:
- a CDS encoding DUF6512 family protein; translated protein: MNSSRSLSPDKAAQNWILLGIPVLSIAGCLMHFVYEWSGNLTAVGIFSPVNESVWEHLKLTFWPMLIWWISGYYLLNKRGKISAAQWFSSCTAAELVCPMVIVSFFYSYTGALGIESLILDIFSLFLGIIAAQSFSLHLYKNAEFGNYCLYISITTLALLAAAFTIFTFTPPQLPLFMDS